A genomic region of Alistipes megaguti contains the following coding sequences:
- a CDS encoding biotin--[acetyl-CoA-carboxylase] ligase, producing MIYHLDTTTSTNDDARDPRYRHGDIVWAEHQTAGRGQRGHQWLSPEGENLTFTMVVEPRFLPVTEQFLLCEALSVALTDTFTAYGIETRIKWTNDIYAGDRKLEGVLIEHNYAGATLSRSLLGIGINVNQTEFDPSLPNPVSMAQLTGRRYDRRQVLETFERCMTARYEQLEHGDRNALQEEYRRRMYDLGVRRTFRYPDGSLTHAVIEGVRPTGELILRHDDGALREYLFKEIEFVLRE from the coding sequence ATGATCTACCACCTCGACACGACCACCTCGACCAACGACGACGCCCGCGACCCGCGATACCGCCACGGCGACATCGTCTGGGCCGAGCACCAGACCGCCGGACGCGGCCAGCGCGGCCATCAGTGGCTCAGCCCCGAAGGCGAGAATCTCACCTTCACGATGGTCGTCGAACCGCGCTTCCTGCCCGTCACGGAACAGTTCCTGCTCTGCGAGGCACTCTCCGTGGCGCTGACCGACACCTTCACCGCCTACGGCATCGAGACCCGCATCAAGTGGACCAACGACATCTATGCCGGCGACCGCAAGCTCGAGGGCGTGCTGATCGAACACAACTACGCCGGCGCAACGCTCTCGCGTTCGCTGCTCGGCATCGGCATCAACGTCAACCAGACGGAGTTCGACCCGTCGCTTCCGAATCCCGTCTCGATGGCTCAGCTCACCGGACGCCGCTACGACCGCCGCCAGGTGCTCGAGACCTTCGAACGCTGCATGACGGCCCGCTACGAACAGCTCGAACACGGCGACCGCAACGCCCTGCAGGAGGAGTATCGCCGGCGCATGTACGACCTGGGCGTGCGGCGGACGTTCCGCTATCCCGACGGTTCGCTCACGCACGCCGTCATCGAAGGCGTGCGCCCCACCGGCGAACTGATCCTGCGCCACGACGACGGCGCGCTCCGCGAATACCTCTTCAAGGAGATCGAATTCGTCCTCCGGGAATAG
- the gcvH gene encoding glycine cleavage system protein GcvH, giving the protein MNVPANLKYSNDHEWCRVEGDVAVVGITDFAQSQLGDIVFVDVPTVGETLAAGEVFGSIEAVKTVSDAFLPVGGEVLEFNSAVDADPSIVNKDAYGEGWLVKVKMTDPTEFEKLLSPADYEKLIG; this is encoded by the coding sequence ATGAATGTACCTGCAAATCTGAAATACTCGAACGACCACGAGTGGTGCCGCGTCGAGGGCGACGTAGCCGTTGTCGGCATCACCGATTTCGCACAGAGCCAGCTGGGCGACATCGTCTTCGTCGACGTGCCGACCGTCGGCGAAACACTGGCTGCCGGCGAAGTCTTCGGCTCGATCGAGGCCGTGAAGACCGTCAGCGACGCCTTCCTGCCCGTGGGCGGCGAGGTGCTGGAGTTCAACAGCGCCGTCGATGCCGATCCTTCGATCGTCAACAAGGACGCCTACGGCGAAGGTTGGCTCGTCAAGGTCAAGATGACCGATCCGACCGAATTCGAAAAGCTGCTCAGCCCGGCCGACTACGAGAAACTGATCGGATAG
- the mdh gene encoding malate dehydrogenase translates to MSKVTVVGAGAVGATCANVMACREVASEVVLVDIKEGLSEGKMLDMYQTSTLMDFDTKLVGVTNDYRKTANSDVVVITSGIPRKPGMTREELIGTNANIMKGVVGNVIQYSPRAIIIVVANPMDTLTYLALKASGLPKNRIIGMGGALDSSRFKCYLAKATGVNINNIDGMVIGGHGDTTMIPLLSKATVNGVPVTQFASKKKLQEAVQNTMVGGATLTKLIGTSAWYAPGAAASMMVEAILHDQKKLIPCSCYLEGEYGQSDLCIGVPAIIGRKGIEKIVEVELTKEEAAKFAASAEAVHKTNRVLHEINAL, encoded by the coding sequence ATGTCAAAAGTTACCGTCGTAGGCGCAGGCGCCGTAGGTGCAACCTGTGCGAATGTGATGGCTTGCCGCGAAGTGGCAAGCGAAGTGGTTCTCGTCGACATCAAGGAGGGCCTCTCCGAAGGCAAAATGCTGGACATGTACCAGACCTCCACGCTGATGGATTTCGACACGAAACTCGTCGGTGTAACCAACGACTACCGGAAGACGGCCAATTCGGACGTGGTGGTCATCACCTCGGGCATCCCCCGCAAACCGGGCATGACCCGCGAAGAACTCATCGGCACGAATGCCAATATCATGAAGGGCGTCGTCGGCAACGTCATCCAGTACTCGCCGCGCGCCATCATCATCGTCGTGGCCAACCCCATGGATACGCTGACCTATCTGGCCCTGAAGGCCTCGGGACTCCCCAAAAACCGCATCATCGGTATGGGCGGCGCACTGGATTCGTCGCGCTTCAAGTGCTATCTGGCCAAGGCTACAGGCGTCAACATCAACAATATCGACGGAATGGTGATCGGCGGTCACGGCGACACGACGATGATCCCGCTGCTGTCGAAGGCCACGGTCAACGGAGTTCCCGTCACGCAGTTCGCCTCGAAGAAGAAGCTTCAGGAGGCCGTACAGAACACGATGGTCGGAGGCGCCACGCTGACCAAACTCATCGGCACGTCGGCCTGGTACGCTCCGGGAGCCGCCGCCTCGATGATGGTCGAGGCCATTCTCCACGACCAGAAGAAGCTGATTCCCTGCTCGTGCTACCTCGAGGGAGAATACGGGCAGTCGGACCTCTGCATCGGCGTACCGGCGATCATCGGCCGCAAGGGCATCGAGAAGATCGTCGAGGTGGAGCTCACCAAGGAGGAGGCCGCGAAGTTCGCCGCCTCGGCCGAAGCCGTCCACAAGACCAACCGCGTGCTGCACGAGATCAACGCCCTGTAG
- a CDS encoding TonB-dependent receptor: MKNILLAALPLLLLPCFGAAGAEAPRKATDANLFGHVVDRTTHEHLAYATVSVVGTTFGTTTDASGHYFLKNLPEGRLLIEVRALGYALRRDSVQLTRGTTLELNFEVEPSGIAMDEVVVSASRSATLRREAPALVSVLDARLFERTEASCLAQGLSFQPGVRVENDCQNCGFTQVRINGLDGHYSQILVDSHPLFSALTGVYGLEQIPSNMIERVEVLRGGGSALFGSSAIGGTINVITREPTRSTAQFSHRLLSLGGSHSYDNTSMLNASIVSESGRAGFGIFGQSRHRSGYDHNGDGFTELPQLESRSLGMRTYLRTGAYSRLTAQYHHLNEFRRGGDLLKQPPHEANVAEQADHAIDGGSLSFDLSSADRRDRFNAYASFQHTARKSYYGSRQDTRAYGTTRDLVVATGLQYVHAFERLWFLPAELTLGAEYSYDDLADRSVGYDIHTDQRVHIVGGYLQNEWKSERWSFLLGGRLDKHNLVDHVIFSPRVNLRFNPTESVNLRLSYAAGYRAPQAFDEDLHVAIVGGERVRIRLADNLREERSHSVSLSADLYHNFGSVQTNLLIEGFHTRLKDVFALRDLQQPDDGGKIQERYNGSGATVTGLNLEGRAVFTRWFELQSGMTWQRSRYVEPEAWSDDPEVAPVRRMFRTPDLYGYFTASFKPWRRLTADLSGTCTGEMLVQHKAGSGVGQDVAVTTPAFCDVNLKVAYDWRIYRDVTLQLYGGVQNLFNAYQRDFDRGIERDSGYIYGPSLPRSWFVGAKISF; this comes from the coding sequence ATGAAAAATATCCTTTTGGCGGCACTGCCTTTGCTGTTGCTGCCCTGTTTCGGCGCAGCGGGCGCCGAGGCTCCCCGCAAAGCCACCGACGCGAACCTTTTCGGACACGTCGTCGACCGCACGACGCACGAACACCTGGCCTATGCCACGGTCTCGGTTGTCGGCACCACCTTCGGCACCACCACCGACGCCTCGGGCCACTACTTTCTGAAGAACCTCCCCGAGGGGCGGCTGCTGATCGAGGTCCGGGCGCTGGGCTACGCCCTACGGCGCGACTCCGTCCAGCTGACACGCGGCACGACCCTCGAACTGAATTTCGAGGTCGAACCCAGCGGCATTGCCATGGACGAGGTGGTTGTCTCGGCCAGCCGTTCGGCTACGCTGCGGCGCGAGGCTCCGGCGCTGGTGAGCGTCCTCGACGCCCGGCTCTTCGAACGCACCGAGGCGTCGTGCCTGGCCCAGGGGCTGTCGTTCCAGCCCGGCGTGCGGGTCGAGAACGACTGCCAGAACTGCGGCTTCACGCAGGTGCGCATCAACGGTCTGGACGGCCACTATTCGCAGATTCTGGTCGATTCGCATCCGCTCTTTTCGGCCCTGACTGGGGTCTACGGCCTGGAGCAGATCCCCTCGAACATGATCGAACGGGTTGAGGTGCTGCGCGGCGGCGGTTCGGCGCTTTTCGGGTCGTCGGCTATCGGCGGGACGATCAACGTCATCACCCGCGAACCGACGCGCAGTACGGCGCAGTTCTCCCACCGGCTGCTCTCGCTCGGCGGCAGCCACTCCTACGACAACACCTCGATGCTCAACGCCTCGATCGTCTCCGAGAGCGGTCGCGCCGGATTCGGCATCTTCGGCCAGAGCCGCCACCGCTCGGGATACGACCACAACGGCGACGGCTTTACGGAGCTTCCGCAGCTTGAGAGCCGTTCGCTGGGCATGCGCACCTACCTGCGGACGGGGGCCTATTCGCGGCTGACGGCCCAGTATCACCATCTCAACGAGTTCCGCCGGGGCGGCGACCTGCTGAAACAGCCCCCTCACGAGGCCAATGTGGCCGAACAGGCCGACCATGCCATCGACGGCGGCAGCCTTTCGTTCGACCTCTCGTCGGCCGACCGCCGGGACCGCTTCAATGCCTACGCCTCGTTCCAGCATACGGCCCGCAAGAGCTACTACGGCAGCCGGCAGGATACGCGGGCCTACGGCACGACCCGGGATCTGGTCGTGGCGACCGGCCTGCAGTATGTCCATGCCTTCGAGCGGTTGTGGTTCCTGCCCGCCGAGCTGACCCTTGGGGCCGAATACAGCTACGATGATCTGGCCGACCGTTCGGTGGGCTATGACATCCATACCGATCAGCGGGTGCATATCGTCGGCGGCTATCTGCAGAACGAGTGGAAGTCGGAGAGGTGGTCCTTCCTGCTGGGCGGGCGTCTGGACAAGCACAATCTGGTCGATCACGTGATCTTCAGCCCACGGGTCAACCTGCGCTTCAACCCCACGGAGTCGGTCAACCTGCGGTTGAGCTACGCCGCCGGCTACCGGGCTCCGCAGGCCTTCGACGAGGATCTGCACGTCGCCATCGTGGGCGGCGAGCGGGTTCGCATCCGACTGGCCGACAACCTGCGCGAGGAGCGTTCGCACAGCGTCAGCCTCTCGGCCGACCTCTACCACAACTTCGGATCGGTGCAGACCAACCTGTTGATCGAGGGTTTCCACACCCGGCTGAAGGATGTCTTTGCGTTGCGCGACCTGCAGCAGCCGGACGACGGCGGCAAGATTCAGGAGCGTTACAACGGTTCGGGAGCGACGGTGACGGGGTTGAACCTCGAGGGGCGTGCGGTCTTCACGCGCTGGTTCGAGCTGCAGTCCGGCATGACGTGGCAGCGCAGCCGCTATGTCGAGCCCGAGGCGTGGAGCGACGACCCCGAAGTGGCGCCCGTGCGGAGGATGTTCCGCACGCCGGACCTCTACGGCTACTTCACGGCATCGTTCAAACCATGGCGCCGCCTGACGGCCGACCTCTCCGGCACCTGTACGGGCGAAATGCTCGTGCAGCACAAGGCCGGTTCGGGCGTCGGGCAGGATGTGGCCGTCACGACGCCGGCCTTCTGCGACGTGAATCTGAAGGTGGCCTACGACTGGCGGATCTACCGCGACGTCACACTGCAGCTCTACGGCGGCGTGCAGAACCTCTTCAACGCCTATCAGCGCGATTTCGACCGCGGCATCGAGCGGGATTCGGGCTATATCTACGGACCGTCGCTGCCGCGCAGCTGGTTTGTCGGCGCGAAGATCTCATTCTGA
- the greA gene encoding transcription elongation factor GreA, with the protein MAKETIYLTAEGYKKLKDELDHMRSVERPAISAAIAEARDKGDLSENAEYDAAREAQGLLEMRIAKLEDTIANARVIDESKIDKSKVQILSKVTLLNHNTNKQMTYTIVAEHEANLREGKLAIGTPIAKALLGHKKGDRVDVNVPAGTIHFEILDISI; encoded by the coding sequence ATGGCAAAAGAGACTATTTATCTGACAGCCGAGGGGTACAAGAAACTCAAGGACGAACTCGACCACATGCGTTCCGTCGAGCGCCCGGCTATCTCGGCGGCGATTGCGGAGGCTCGCGACAAGGGCGACCTTTCGGAGAACGCTGAGTATGATGCGGCCCGTGAGGCGCAGGGGCTGCTCGAGATGCGGATTGCCAAACTCGAAGACACGATTGCCAATGCCCGGGTCATCGACGAGTCGAAGATTGACAAGAGCAAGGTGCAGATTCTGAGCAAGGTGACGCTGCTGAATCACAATACCAACAAGCAGATGACCTATACGATCGTAGCCGAGCACGAGGCCAATCTGCGCGAGGGCAAACTCGCCATCGGCACGCCCATTGCCAAGGCACTGCTGGGTCACAAGAAGGGTGACCGTGTGGATGTGAATGTGCCGGCCGGAACGATTCACTTCGAGATCCTCGACATCTCGATCTGA
- a CDS encoding outer membrane protein assembly factor BamD — protein MKQTFSYALCALAAALFLSGCSGMNALLKSGQPELIYSKALEYYDNGKWQRAITLFEGVEHYYQGTSREDTVSFYKARSRFKNHDYETASTELDDFRRKFGRSAFIEDAEGMYALCFFFLSPAPSRDQTVTGQALIAINEFMSRYPQSSRIEEFKKINTELTERLHEKAYLNAYTYYKIGRYKSAITALKNALKEYPESKHREEIMYLIVESSYRFASNSIADKQTDRYLAMLDSYLSFKEEFPESTHIRELDRMAQHARDYLDRNNKDNNI, from the coding sequence ATGAAGCAGACTTTCTCATACGCCCTGTGCGCCCTGGCGGCGGCCCTCTTCCTCAGCGGATGCTCCGGCATGAATGCACTCCTGAAAAGCGGGCAGCCCGAACTGATCTACAGCAAGGCGCTGGAGTATTACGACAACGGCAAATGGCAACGCGCCATCACCCTCTTCGAGGGCGTGGAGCACTACTATCAGGGCACCTCGCGCGAAGACACCGTCTCCTTCTACAAGGCCCGCAGCCGCTTCAAGAACCACGACTACGAAACAGCCTCGACCGAACTCGACGACTTCCGCCGCAAATTCGGCCGCAGCGCCTTCATCGAGGATGCCGAAGGCATGTACGCCCTCTGCTTCTTCTTCCTCTCGCCTGCCCCCTCGCGCGACCAGACCGTCACCGGTCAGGCCCTGATCGCCATCAACGAGTTCATGTCGCGCTACCCGCAGAGTTCGCGCATCGAGGAGTTCAAGAAGATCAACACCGAACTCACCGAACGGCTCCACGAAAAGGCCTACCTGAACGCCTATACCTATTACAAGATCGGACGCTACAAGTCGGCCATCACGGCGCTCAAGAATGCCCTGAAGGAGTACCCCGAAAGCAAACACCGCGAAGAGATCATGTATCTGATCGTCGAATCGAGCTACCGCTTCGCCAGCAACTCGATCGCCGACAAGCAGACCGACCGCTACCTGGCCATGCTCGACTCCTACCTCTCGTTCAAGGAGGAGTTCCCCGAGTCGACCCACATCCGGGAACTCGACCGCATGGCCCAGCACGCCCGCGACTATCTCGACCGCAACAACAAGGACAACAATATATAA
- a CDS encoding DNA-directed RNA polymerase subunit omega, with translation MEIKKNIPNNTITRKLVDLDKETGNVYESINIIARRANQIATELKTELNRKLADFSSPTDTMEETFENREQIEISRYYERLPKPTIIATEEFLDHELVYKEGKDDTFKEI, from the coding sequence ATGGAAATCAAGAAGAACATCCCCAACAACACCATCACGCGCAAGCTGGTGGATCTGGACAAGGAGACCGGCAACGTCTACGAGAGCATCAACATCATCGCCCGACGCGCCAATCAGATTGCCACGGAGCTCAAGACCGAGCTCAACCGCAAACTCGCCGACTTCTCGTCGCCGACCGACACCATGGAGGAGACCTTCGAAAACCGCGAGCAGATCGAAATCTCGCGCTACTACGAGCGCCTGCCCAAACCGACGATCATCGCCACCGAGGAGTTCCTCGATCACGAACTGGTCTACAAGGAGGGCAAGGACGATACCTTCAAGGAGATCTAA
- the coaBC gene encoding bifunctional phosphopantothenoylcysteine decarboxylase/phosphopantothenate--cysteine ligase CoaBC, which translates to MTSPTAAGHNLAGRHILLGITGSIAAYKAAMLCRLWKTAGAEVQVVMTPLAKQFITPLTMATLSKRPILVEFFDPENGAWNSHVSLGEWADCYVIAPATANTLAKMATGVADNLLLTTYLSARCPVVVAPAMDLDMYAHEATQQNLRTLAARGVRIVEPGEGELASGLSGKGRMAEPQQIAEYVGRLLGETDEKKKTLAGKRMIVTAGATIEAIDPVRFISNHSSGKMGYAIAGELAARGAEVTLVSGRTALPTPPGVERVDVLSAAEMYEATVKAFDRADGAVMCAAVADYTPESVSETKLKKGDGELFIRLRRTQDIAAELGARKGGRLLVGFALETNDEKAHAQSKLQRKNFDFIVLNSLRDAGAGFRGDTNKVTLIDHAGSEELPLMSKREVAERIVDRIEGLLTR; encoded by the coding sequence ATGACCTCTCCGACTGCGGCGGGCCACAATCTGGCCGGCCGTCACATTCTCCTGGGCATCACGGGCAGCATAGCGGCTTACAAGGCTGCCATGCTGTGTCGTTTATGGAAGACGGCAGGCGCCGAAGTACAGGTGGTGATGACCCCGCTGGCCAAACAGTTCATCACCCCGCTGACGATGGCCACCCTCTCCAAGCGGCCCATTCTGGTGGAGTTCTTCGATCCGGAGAACGGCGCCTGGAACTCCCACGTCTCGCTGGGCGAATGGGCCGACTGCTACGTGATCGCTCCGGCCACGGCCAACACGCTGGCCAAGATGGCCACGGGCGTGGCCGACAATCTGTTGCTGACGACCTATCTTTCGGCGCGCTGTCCGGTGGTCGTGGCCCCGGCCATGGACCTGGACATGTACGCCCACGAGGCCACGCAGCAGAATCTCCGTACGCTGGCCGCCCGCGGAGTGCGGATCGTCGAACCCGGCGAGGGAGAACTGGCCAGCGGCCTGAGCGGCAAGGGCCGCATGGCCGAACCGCAGCAGATCGCCGAATACGTCGGGAGGCTGCTCGGCGAAACGGACGAAAAAAAAAAGACGCTCGCCGGTAAACGGATGATCGTCACGGCCGGAGCCACGATCGAGGCAATCGATCCCGTGCGCTTCATCTCGAACCACTCGTCGGGCAAGATGGGCTACGCCATCGCCGGCGAACTGGCCGCACGCGGTGCCGAGGTGACCTTGGTCTCGGGCCGTACGGCACTGCCCACCCCACCGGGAGTCGAGCGGGTGGATGTTCTCTCGGCCGCCGAGATGTACGAAGCCACGGTGAAGGCCTTCGATCGGGCGGACGGAGCGGTGATGTGTGCCGCCGTGGCCGATTACACCCCCGAAAGCGTCTCCGAAACCAAACTCAAGAAGGGCGACGGCGAACTCTTTATCCGTCTGCGCCGCACGCAAGACATTGCCGCTGAGCTGGGTGCCCGCAAGGGCGGCCGCCTGCTGGTGGGATTCGCCCTGGAGACCAACGACGAGAAGGCCCACGCCCAGTCGAAACTCCAGCGCAAGAACTTCGACTTTATCGTATTGAACTCGCTGCGCGACGCCGGCGCCGGATTCCGCGGCGACACGAACAAGGTGACGCTCATCGACCATGCGGGCAGCGAGGAGCTTCCGCTGATGTCAAAACGCGAGGTGGCCGAACGCATTGTCGACCGTATCGAGGGGCTGTTGACCCGCTGA
- the recN gene encoding DNA repair protein RecN, translated as MLRRLSVENYALIDKLEMELDPHLNIITGETGAGKSILLGALGLLLGAKNDGSAMKDAARNCTVEGTFDLKGCGLEPFFEENDLDYAEETSLTRIITPAGKSRAFVNDVPVQLAQLRELGTRLIDIHSQHQNLILSSEEFRTSALDTVAGNGELLARYGEQYGRMCELRRRLAALREEAERGRRDEEWLRFQTDELTAAALREGEQAELEEELAVLENADRIGETLTELRNALDSDETGVLMQLKNAENNLAHLRDRYPTAGEYADRLHAVLEELKDIDASAANESERLDADPERLAKLSARLDTLIALQQKYHVADEAELIALRERSAAQLAAIVHGDEAIAEAEKALAEAVGKAEALAERLHKAREKAATGFAREILATLTKLGMAETVFRVELTPRAELDRTGRDEVQFLFTANARMTPQPVERIASGGELSRVMLALKALLAKRMQLPTIIFDEIDTGVSGRIADAMGEIIESLAGSMQVVDITHLPQVASKGSTHFVVYKRNSRTEITRLSDDDRIAEIAKMLSGAQITQAAVAQARILLGR; from the coding sequence ATGCTGCGTCGTCTGTCGGTTGAAAATTACGCACTTATCGACAAACTCGAAATGGAGCTGGACCCCCATCTGAACATCATCACGGGTGAGACGGGAGCCGGCAAATCGATCCTGCTCGGGGCGCTGGGGCTGCTGCTGGGGGCCAAGAACGACGGTTCGGCCATGAAGGATGCGGCCCGCAACTGCACCGTGGAGGGAACCTTCGACCTGAAGGGGTGCGGACTGGAGCCCTTCTTCGAGGAGAATGACCTCGACTACGCGGAGGAGACCTCCCTGACGCGCATCATCACCCCGGCGGGCAAGAGCCGGGCCTTTGTCAACGACGTCCCGGTGCAGCTGGCCCAGCTGCGCGAACTGGGCACGCGGCTGATCGACATCCATTCGCAACACCAGAACCTGATCCTCTCGTCGGAGGAGTTCCGCACGTCGGCCCTCGACACCGTGGCCGGAAACGGCGAGCTGCTGGCCCGCTACGGCGAGCAGTACGGCCGGATGTGCGAGCTGCGCCGCCGGCTGGCCGCCCTGCGCGAGGAGGCCGAACGGGGACGCCGCGACGAGGAGTGGCTGCGCTTCCAGACCGATGAACTGACGGCTGCCGCCCTGCGCGAAGGCGAGCAGGCCGAACTGGAGGAGGAGCTCGCCGTGCTGGAGAATGCCGACCGCATCGGCGAGACGCTGACCGAGCTGCGCAATGCGCTGGACAGCGACGAGACCGGTGTGCTGATGCAGTTGAAAAATGCCGAAAACAACCTCGCGCACCTGCGTGACCGCTACCCCACGGCCGGTGAATATGCCGACCGGCTGCACGCCGTACTCGAGGAGCTGAAGGATATCGACGCCTCGGCCGCCAACGAGAGCGAGCGGCTCGATGCCGATCCCGAGCGACTGGCCAAACTCTCGGCACGGCTCGATACGCTGATCGCCCTGCAGCAGAAATACCACGTGGCGGACGAGGCGGAGCTGATCGCCCTGCGCGAACGGAGTGCCGCACAGCTGGCCGCCATCGTCCACGGCGACGAGGCAATTGCCGAGGCCGAAAAGGCCCTCGCAGAGGCGGTCGGGAAGGCCGAAGCGCTGGCCGAACGGCTGCACAAGGCCCGCGAAAAGGCTGCAACGGGGTTTGCCCGGGAGATTCTCGCGACGCTGACCAAGCTGGGGATGGCCGAGACGGTTTTCCGCGTGGAGCTGACGCCCCGCGCAGAGCTGGACCGCACGGGCCGCGATGAGGTGCAGTTCCTCTTCACGGCCAACGCCCGCATGACGCCGCAACCCGTCGAGCGGATCGCCTCGGGCGGTGAGCTTTCACGCGTGATGCTGGCATTGAAGGCCCTGCTGGCCAAGCGGATGCAGCTGCCGACGATCATCTTCGACGAGATCGATACGGGCGTTTCGGGCCGCATTGCCGACGCCATGGGCGAGATCATCGAGTCGCTGGCCGGTTCGATGCAGGTAGTCGACATCACCCACCTGCCGCAGGTCGCCTCGAAAGGATCGACCCACTTCGTGGTCTACAAGCGCAACAGCCGGACGGAGATCACCCGCCTGAGCGACGACGACCGCATTGCCGAGATTGCCAAGATGCTCTCCGGGGCACAGATCACCCAGGCCGCCGTGGCACAGGCCCGGATTCTGCTGGGGAGATAA
- a CDS encoding phosphoglycerate mutase family protein yields MKTILALAAGNQQRAREIIREMGLHEAWQAVGARTEEVGSLRSGLLCKHLDIDLHVYSPTPLRVERSFAAAARIAAHPRIRRMEYANLLDAEDRCLEWHAQYEDHDGRLWQIDMIHMAEGSPWTGYFERVADRIAATLTEETREAILRLKYETPDEEHIPGIALYRAVIEGSVRSRAELKAWLQANPVEGIVTWMPEPNRTEP; encoded by the coding sequence ATGAAAACGATCCTCGCCCTGGCGGCCGGGAATCAACAACGGGCGCGGGAGATCATCCGCGAAATGGGACTGCACGAAGCGTGGCAGGCTGTCGGAGCACGTACCGAGGAGGTCGGTTCGCTCCGCTCGGGGCTGCTCTGCAAACACCTCGACATCGACCTGCACGTCTACTCACCGACCCCGCTTCGCGTGGAAAGGAGTTTTGCTGCTGCGGCCCGTATTGCCGCCCATCCGCGGATCCGCCGCATGGAGTATGCCAACCTGCTCGATGCCGAAGACCGGTGCCTGGAGTGGCATGCGCAATACGAGGATCACGACGGCCGTCTCTGGCAGATCGACATGATCCACATGGCGGAAGGTTCACCCTGGACAGGCTATTTCGAACGGGTGGCCGACCGCATTGCGGCTACGCTGACCGAGGAGACGCGCGAAGCGATTCTGCGGCTGAAGTACGAAACGCCCGACGAGGAGCATATCCCGGGCATTGCCCTCTACCGGGCGGTGATCGAGGGCAGCGTCCGGAGCCGGGCGGAACTTAAGGCCTGGCTGCAGGCGAATCCCGTCGAGGGGATCGTCACCTGGATGCCCGAACCAAACCGAACAGAACCCTAA